In Setaria italica strain Yugu1 chromosome I, Setaria_italica_v2.0, whole genome shotgun sequence, the genomic window GCATCTACATCAAGTGAGATACTCAATCGACTACACTGTTCAACAAAAACTTGAAGTGCCCCAAATTAACTAGCAGCATTGGTCCGATCAAGGGAGTCGGCACAATTGAAACGTATCACCCCATTTTGAGTAGATTCCATGCAAAATCCACCATTTATGTCGTCATTGCAGATAATCGATCCTTTACATTCCTTAAGCTGCTGTCTTACATCATAGTAATTCCCTTCACTGAAGCCAATGGCCATTGTAGGTGCTTTAAGATGTCTCCATAGGCCCTCAACTGTCTGCTGCTGTCCTTTTAACTTCACAGTAGCATGCCAGTCATAATTTATCAACTGAATCCACGTGCTTCCAAGCTTTCCAGTAGACTTCATGTACTGTAGAGATTCTTTGAAACAATCAACAAGAACTGACTCAGTTTTACCTTCAGCATATCTTAGTAAGTTAACACAAACAATGGGAACCATTCCAGATTTCTTTTGCCTAGATACATTCGCTTCAGATGATTTATTGCCGTATCTTTACTCAATCGTTGGTAGTATTGTAAGCTCCCGTTGTAAGGATCATCAGCAACATAAATTTCAGCTTCTACTGACACAGCATTTTTTATTTCTGCACCCCACCATAACGGTATAGTTCCACGCCACCAGATATATGAGCTAAAAGGGATGCGCCCTCCACCCTTTTGTGGAACCCAAACAAGTTTCTCACACTCTACCTCATTGCCTGTGCCTGAACATGCATTCAGTCCACGAGCCAAATAGTGGGTTCCAGGATGCAACCGACTCCGACGTGCAATAAGGGCAACTAACCCACCTTGCTGCCCAGCACCTCCAAAGTTtcgacactcagcaaaccccTGTAAAAGAATGACACAGTGCCCTGGCAAGCCGATGTCCTTAAAAGGCTTTGACAGCCACTCATTCCAAACAAATTCCTCATCTGGTTCCCATACTGTCATACGACTTGGAAAGGGCCTGGTAACATCCCTTGTCTCACAAAAGTAGTACTTCCCGTCAATATCAAGATCAGCCAATTCACGGATATTTTTCTGCTCTCCATTCCCCTGGGGCTGAGGGTTTTGCAGCTGGATCTTTATCCATTGACTCTCCGCCACTGTGTGTATGCACCCACCTCCAGGCAGATTGGGAACTGTTGCGCTCAGCTGTGTTGCAACCAAAAGCAAAGCATAGCTTCCTAACACTGCATAGCCCAGCACTGCTTTCCCATAGGTGGTGCTCTTGGATAAAATCCTTGATCCATCAGTGATGTAGTTCAATGCTGCCGCCTCAGAATCGAAAACATCTTCCCCGTGCTTCCCCAAGTAGCGCAGGGCGCCCGTGATCGGGTCGACATATATACCTGAGTATCGGCCCTCGTCGACAAGCTGATCACAATGTTCACCTCGGTCGTCTCCAAGACGACCACGACCACCGACGTGTCCTTGGGCCTAGGGAGGGACTTGCTGTGGAACATCTGAaatccaggggcggatccagttTAGGACATCCTGATAATTGCTTGAAAAAAATTCGAAGTTGAGGAGATATAAATGGTCAGATCCAAATATAAATAGCATACATCAGGGTTCTGGGGTTCGTTTTCGCACCGCaggaaggaagggaagggaattgGCGGGCGTACCTGTCGGATGTTCTTCGCGGGCGCCCGACGAAGGCCCAGGTGGTCGCCCGACAAAAGACCTGGGTGGGGTCGCTGCTCGCCTTGTCGTCGCCGGACTCGCCGCTAGGAAACAAGGCCGAGAGGGTGGAGcggagaaaggaggaggaaagcaGCCGAGGAAAGGAAAACCGAACGCGCACTATCACAACGGCTCGTCCTGTCACCACCCTTGGCCTCCGGCGAGATCAACTCCGGGATGTGAGCGGATCGAGCGTGATCTCGATAGCGGGAGGTGGAAGACGATCTCCTTTTCTTCCCCCTCGGACACCATTCTGGTCTTCGTCTTCCACTTGGGTCCCACAGATGGTGAACCCACTTGTCAGTCAAAGCGCTCTCGAATCTCCATCATGGGCTTCTCGTTTCCCTCGTCGGCTCATCTCATAGAAGACCTGGGCTTGGGTTTTGGTTGCGCTTCGGTTTGGCAGGCCACTTCGAAATGACTACAGGCCAGGAAAGAAAGACACCGACCATTTCCTAGCTCAAGCGGGCCGAACTGAAGTAGTAGATCCAGCCCATGGGCATTTTCTCTGATAAAAGAGTAGATCCAGCCCATGGTGGGGGATTTTCTTTTCTCTACCGTCTTCGTCTTTCTTTTCAGCGCGTGTTCGTTTCGTTCTCCTTTGGCCGCCTTttgacgccgccgccacccaagaAGAACAGAACTTCAGGCACCAAAGCCGGAGCACGTTCTTCGGCGCAGTGCTTTCGCTAATTTGTAGCAGGTATCGTAGAGGAGAACCTGGTATTTAGCCTGCGGTCTGTGCGCCTCAGCTTATCAGCtgacttatcagccaccaaacagtgaaGCAAATGAATTATTTGGATAAATTGATTTAATCCCTTTTCCAAATTTACAATTATTAAATGTGTCGAAATTCATCTCAAGATTGCTAAAACACTTCAATCCTAAGAATTTCCATATTTCATTCAAGGACGATAATCGAATAGTTTGATCTGTTTTTCTCCtataacaaatcagccgtttcagcttttcagccggcttataagttcaACCGAACAAGCTGATTAATGAGGAACATTAGTTATTAGGGGCTGTGCGGCCAACTGCCTAATTGCTCCGTATCTGCTGCAATCTCACCAGATAAGAGCAAGAGCAATAATTTAGCCAGCAGCCGGCTGCAAGCCTATGCCACGTCATTTGCAGCCAGTTATACAGCCAACTAATACAACAAGCTAGCTGTTTGGCCGGCTACAGCATAGATTACGTACAGATTGCAGTGATTTAATGTTCACAAGGATAGAAGACGGAAGCGGCGGCATCTCGCTCGTATGCGGGCTAGGAGAAGGCTAGGAGAGTTAATTTTTTCTCGTACCTTGCGCTCAAGTCTGGCGAGATGGGAAGCGCCGACTCCGACGTGGCCTGTTTTTCTGCCTACGTGGATTTCTCCCAGCCGGCTTATTCACGTGCTCTAAAGCCAAGACAGCGGCTGCGAGGAGCCGAAGGACTGAAGGGCATGCTGGCCCTAGCTCCAAGTCAGTCTGCATGGATACTAGAGAGAACAAAGCGTTCGCTGCTAACGAAGAGCGAGTATGTTACCGGTCCGCTACGATTTCAGACTGCAACACCTTCGATGCCCGTGAACTGGAGAGGCCACGAATACACAAGGACAGACAGATCATTCTGTAATCTGCACTCAACATTGCTGCAACGTTTGCTAC contains:
- the LOC101777913 gene encoding LOW QUALITY PROTEIN: probable phosphoinositide phosphatase SAC9 (The sequence of the model RefSeq protein was modified relative to this genomic sequence to represent the inferred CDS: inserted 2 bases in 2 codons; substituted 1 base at 1 genomic stop codon); the encoded protein is MFHSKSLPRPKDTSVVVVVLETTEVNIVISLSTRADTQXIYVDPITGALRYLGKHGEDVFDSEAAALNYITDGSRILSKSTTYGKAVLGYAVLGSYALLLVATQLSATVPNLPGGGCIHTVAESQWIKIQLQNPQPQGNGEQKNIRELADLDIDGKYYFCETRDVTRPFPSRMTVWEPDEEFVWNEWLSKPFKDIGLPGHCVILLQGFAECRNFGGAGQQGGLVALIARRSRLHPGTHYLARGLNACSGTGNEVECEKLVWVPQKGGGRIPFSSYIWWRGTIPLWWGAEIKNAVSVEAEIYVADDPYNGSLQYYQRLSXRYGNKSSEANVSRQKKSGMVPIVCVNLLRYAEGKTESVLVDCFKESLQYMKSTGKLGSTWIQLINYDWHATVKLKGQQQTVEGLWRHLKAPTMAIGFSEGNYYDVRQQLKECKGSIICNDDINGGFCMESTQNGVIRFNCADSLDRTNAASXFGALQVFVEQCSRLSISLDVDAMFGLSSRYSEYDSRNARSLPPGWEERFDSVTGKSFYIDHNTRTTTREHPCQEAPQKPWKRFDMTFDQFKGSTMLAPVNHLAELFLLAGDIHATLYTGSKAMHSEILNIFKEETGKFSKFSAVQNVKITVQRRFHNYVNDRSRQKQLEMFLGLRLYKHLLSIPIFPLKVLSRPSGCMLKPVPSITPVADGGSSLLSFKKKDLIWVCQQGADYVELFIYLGEPCQVCQLLLTVSHGAEDSSYPASVDVRVGSSIDALKLVVEGACIPQCSNGTNLLIPLTGRIDPEDLAVTGKSARPNVQESTYLPLLYDFEELEGELNFLNRVVALSFHPSAISRTPITLD